From the Plasmodium malariae genome assembly, chromosome: 2 genome, one window contains:
- the PmUG01_02011800 gene encoding Plasmodium exported protein, unknown function, protein MARCSESTAVQPPRSSLNCKAVCKHVVTNTPGCNQTNSNENINLTKYILRNKKIFIISMCTLLCIALLNMFIPKNDEVLNLQLNRRRYSRSLAGEMETHSLMSSNLVRDSYAVDENENDNLCFLTHDEVESFINGSDVYIFLTDDIKDKIKDAVNSKTKKNVFSNIFYGLCELHNKKYIKVADLMYQKVMMLSNNLNIPKKEQLKCWYFVYDVLIKKLFRFDNDNRSAFKGFMRKKPSNEEFTKFIKERLYLFNEFSRDTIFMAFNKLQEQFEKFVS, encoded by the exons ATGGCACGTTGTAGCGAATCAACTGCTGTTCAACCTCCAAGGTCATCACTTAACTGTAAAGCAGTATGTAAACATGTCGTTACAAATACACCTGGGTGTAATCAAACAAACTCTaatgaaaacataaatttaacgaaatatatactacgtaataaaaagatttttataatatccaTGTGCACACTTTTATGTATTGCCCTACTA AATATGTTTATTCCTAAAAATGATGAAGTCTtaaatttacaattaaataGAAGAAGATACTCAAGGTCATTAGCTGGAGAAATGGAAACTCATTCATTAATGAGTAGTAATTTAGTACGTGACAGTTATGCGGtagatgaaaatgaaaatgataatCTGTGTTTCCTTACTCATGATGAAGTAGAATCCTTTATTAACGGTTCagatgtttatatatttttaacagatgatataaaggataaaataaaagatgcAGTTAATtctaaaacaaaaaaaaacgtGTTCtctaacattttttatggtTTATGTGAgctacataataaaaaatatattaaggtGGCGGATCTTATGTATCAGAAGGTTATGATGTTATCTAATAATCTTAACATAccaaaaaaagaacaattaaaatgttggtattttgtatatgatgtacttattaaaaaattgtttagaTTTGACAATGATAACCGTTCTGCTTTTAAAGGTTTTATGCGTAAAAAACCTTCTAATGAGGAATTTACAAAATTCATAAAAGAAAGACTTTATTTGTTCAATGAGTTTTCTAGAGATACAATTTTTATGGCCTTTAATAAATTGCAAGAGCAGTTTGAAAAATTTGTTTCATAA
- the MRP1 gene encoding ABC transporter C family member 1, putative — protein sequence MTKYEKKEKNLNNNNEKKQTEYVSFFSFITFHWVTRLLYNINKEEIKFPELRKKSYVIYYTSKLEENLRKITAKKYSFNKFYKKKEVDVKIPSNSKDIKKNKEYNIHYNNILWSIFKTFKVPIILIIFFNILHTFFIIITGGCIDKYMFILRDKIIASYPVFLNSSKVIFGLYIVALLFIEFLFDSILNFYYYEFLVNMEISLIHFLYRINLYSYNNNLINQYINKDGGDYLYVLADDIKRDYSYNKINETFCGINEYYGKNIDLLFNKNFYKINFFKKKNMIREEDKIEKEDASNLNIYNIMFSDVPSLVLFVGAIISLCSIIVKFHISFYVFYLRMGSKAVKTGVSLSIVLYSIMILFEFLPSLFKNKYLKYRDKRIDNMHHVLKEFKLIKMFNWESFAFNYINFFRIKEMKFCKIRLYLGTVGIFINAVSSDIVEVVLFFFFIREKLDNKKEINFSSIIMPLYVYKSLISSVSNFPNLMNHLIEGIVNIKRITKYVNYHLYYSDINNYFKYFLKNNNCSNILHVTTCLHSDTEYYPTYRKYYKKLKKRLRKILCFLFFSKRSKHIDIINRKILSDLYYNRDKNVKKICFQTRFNSRNNDNNIYVKKEKRNNNHIIITENKETDIIIKLQNCSFGQIKKGDNKFNYILKNTNFNLKNNTIAIIIGNVGSGKTSFFQSILGKLKLIHGCFYVKSFLYNMPILYVPQDCWLSIGHIRSMILFGNEYNSQIYRYTIVQSELLNDLASFKNGDMRYINDEHNLSKGQRVRISLARALYHHYMHMYKFSVCCEKDIYVNKSIKKEISANEFLNDLNDECTFLNHIVPFSEHSMKTYLIEKNIFYLYLLDDVFTSLDPAISKNIFYNLFCKEENKSFKDCCSFVVSMNESTFSNFLTNDIIDNIQYTVDIYELESETLKYRGSISEYIERNNINMKKENNFNKTEINIAYTKLKLGDETEECNKKHNETEYAKCSIIPLKGINENDSFTINNVSDVESKKSCSFNSLYLKNTYIFNMNKKLNSDNIKKLVGEQYYIHENRNVKKSTSLEFRYNDSVTPSGASDSDEDSIFKGNIQLKTYTWYFRKVGYVVLLYILIFMFISIFTDEIKFFILSMISIISRNDKKHSNEILQQQAKYLKLFVILPIISVIASFFCFMFIIYGTVTSAVKVHTDVLNCILRAPIYIYYNSNLGNIINRFVTDIYSLDNGFLKRIYKVIFLFFRLFFSVILLFFMMKDSVIIFPLIVFLIYFFVFKKYSEGCKEAQRGYLRCHSPLCNIYSNTILGKNIINLYEKNSYYLSVYAHYVDTLRNYYLLKWAITIWASFYIRLIVLILTTYFIMHPQIFFNGKNKQPGEKNDEKLISTVGYCITFSSRLGILTKILLSDYTFVEKEMCCVQRLEEFSELPNEKSCLDKEKELVAKCNEKRKNVVKIEVDGQNEVKNISNSDEDSSLPIINIPAYVDESKEKYGIYFENVFVSYKKKFLLDKNNCKYCYIDEEPSLKNINLYALKNQKIGIVGKSGSGKSTIILCILGLIDINSGKITIEGRDIRTIHRKEKNSIISVLPQSSFVFHNWNVRTFIDPYKNFTDKEIVESFNLIGINLSINDLDKYIYIKKEENVVNETRKKEKKKRKEKIDALSNTIPLTDGCIRYLSLVRLYLNRNKYKFILIDEIPTFAFNNIDSYFNHFLNSNAKPFNYIIRNYFPNNTVLIISHDTNTLSCCDFIYVLKNGEITYRCSCKDIKTQSELADLLEKDC from the coding sequence atgactaaatatgaaaaaaaagaaaagaatttaAATAACAACAATGAGAAAAAACAAACTGAATATGTGtcattttttagttttataaCCTTTCACTGGGTAACACGATTgctatataatattaataaggaAGAAATTAAATTTCCGGAGttacgaaaaaaaagttatgtgatatattatacatcTAAATTGGAAGAAAATTTACGAAAAATAActgcaaaaaaatatagttttaataaattctataaaaaaaaggaggttGATGTAAAAATTCCGTCTAATTCAAaggacataaaaaaaaacaaggaATATAACATACATTACAATAATATTCTATGGTCAATCTTTAAAACGTTTAAGGTCcctataatattaataattttctttaatattttacatacctttttcataattatcaCTGGAGGATgtatagataaatatatgttcattttgAGGGATAAAATTATTGCATCTTATCCCGTTTTTTTGAATAGCTCAAAAGTTATATTTGGATTATATATCGttgctttattatttatagaatttctttttgattctattttgaatttttactattatgaATTTCTGGTAAATATGGAAATATCTCTAATACATTTCCTCTAcagaattaatttatatagttataataataatttgatcaatcagtatataaataaagatgGAGGGGACTATTTATATGTGCTCGCAGATGATATAAAAAGAgattattcttataataaaattaatgagaCTTTTTGTggtataaatgaatattatggaaaaaatattgatcttttgtttaataaaaatttttacaaaataaatttttttaaaaagaaaaatatgattaGAGAGGAAgacaaaatagaaaaagagGATGCAtctaatttaaatatttataacataatGTTTTCAGATGTTCCGTCGTTAGTTCTATTTGTTGGTGCTATTATTAGTTTATGTAGTATAATTGTTAAGTttcatatatctttttatgttttttatttaaggATGGGATCCAAAGCTGTAAAAACTGGAGTTTCACTTTCTATTGTACTATATAGCATAATGATTCTGTTCGAATTTTTACCAAGtttatttaagaataaatatttaaagtatAGAGACAAAAGAATTGATAATATGCACCATGTATTGAaagaatttaaattaataaaaatgtttaattgGGAATCATTTgcttttaattatataaacttttttcgaataaaagaaatgaaattttgtaaaataagaCTTTATTTGGGAACTGTAGGAATTTTCATAAATGCAGTATCATCTGATATAGTTGAAGTggtgttattttttttttttataagagaAAAGTTAGATAATAAGAAGgaaattaattttagttCAATTATTATGCCATTATATGTGTACAAATCTTTAATTTCAAGTGTTTCCAATTTTCCAAATTTAATGAATCATCTAATAGAAGGAATAGTAAATATTAAACGTATAactaaatatgtaaattaccatttatattatagtgatattaataattattttaaatattttttaaaaaacaataattgttctaatatattacatgttACAACATGTTTACATAGTGACACAGAATATTATCCTACTtacagaaaatattataagaaaCTAAAAAAGAGGCTTAGGAAAATCCTTTGCTTCCTCTTTTTTAGTAAAAGAAGTAAacatatagatataataaatagaaaaatattatcagATTTGTATTATAACAGagataaaaatgttaaaaaaatatgtttccAGACTAGATTTAATTCgagaaataatgataataatatatatgtgaaaaaagagaaaagaaataacaatcatattattataactgaGAATAAAGAAActgatataataataaaattacaaaattgtTCTTTTGGCCAAATTAAAAAGGGTGATAACAAGTTTAACTACATTTTAAAGAATACGAactttaatttaaaaaataataccaTAGCAATAATCATTGGAAATGTTGGGTCAGGTaaaacttctttttttcaatcCATTTTAGGGAAACTTAAATTGATACATGGTTGTTTTTATGTTAAAAgctttttgtataatatgcCTATTTTATATGTCCCTCAGGATTGCTGGTTGTCAATAGGGCATATCAGATCAATGATATTATTTggaaatgaatataattcaCAAATTTATCGTTATACAATTGTACAGAGTGAACTACTAAATGATTTAGCTTCCTTTAAAAATGGAGATATGCGATATATTAACGATGAACATAACTTAAGTAAAGGACAAAGGGTAAGAATTTCTTTAGCTCGAGCTTTGTATCATCActacatgcatatgtataaatttagTGTTTGTTgtgaaaaagatatatatgtaaataaaagtattaaaaaggaaatcagtgcaaatgaatttttaaatgatttaaatGATGAGTGCACCTTTCTTAACCACATCGTTCCATTCAGTGAACACTCAATGAAAACCTACTtaatagagaaaaatattttctatttatatttacttgaTGATGTGTTTACATCTTTAGACCCAGCCAtatctaaaaatattttttataatttattttgcaaAGAGGAAAACAAAAGTTTTAAAGATTGTTGTAGTTTTGTTGTTTCTATGAATGAAAGCACATTTTCGAACTTTTTAACTAATGACATTATTGACAACATTCAGTATACGGTAGATATTTACGAGTTGGAGAGTGAAACACTAAAATATAGAGGAAGTATATCAGAATACATAGAAAGAAACAATATAAacatgaaaaaggaaaataatttcaataaaacagaaataaatatagctTACACAAAATTGAAGTTGGGTGATGAAACAGAAGAGTgcaataaaaaacataatgaaACAGAGTATGCAAAATGTAGTATTATACCATTAAAAGggataaatgaaaatgattcctttacaataaataatgttaGTGATGTAGAATCGAAAAAAAGTTGTTCATTCAATTCgttgtatttaaaaaatacctacatttttaatatgaataaaaagtTGAATAgtgataatattaaaaaattggtaggagaacaatattatatacatgaaaATCGAAATGTTAAGAAAAGTACATCACTAGAATTTAGATATAATGATTCTGTAACCCCTTCTGGTGCTTCTGATAGTGATGAAGATTCAATTTTTAAAGGAAACATACAATTAAAAACGTACACATGGTACTTTAGAAAAGTTGGGTATGTTGTACTATTGTATAtactaatttttatgtttatatctatattcacagatgaaataaaatttttcattttaagtATGATTAGTATAATTTCaagaaatgataaaaaacaTTCTAATGAAATTCTACAACAGCAAGCTAAGTatctaaaattatttgtgATCCTACCAATAATATCAGTAATAGcatcttttttttgcttcatgTTTATAATCTATGGTACAGTAACGTCAGCGGTGAAAGTGCACACGGATGTTTTAAATTGTATTCTACGCgcacctatatatatatattataatagtaatttaggaaatattataaataggTTTGTTACtgatatatattcattagaTAATGGATTTTTAAAGAGAATTTATAAagttatatttcttttttttagactttttttttcagtaattttattattttttatgatgaAAGATtctgttattatatttcctttaattgtttttttaatttatttttttgtttttaaaaaatattccgaGGGATGTAAAGAAGCTCAAAGGGGTTACTTAAGGTGTCATTCCccattatgtaatatatatagtaatacTATATTagggaaaaatataattaatttatatgaaaaaaattcttaCTATTTAAGTGTTTATGCACATTATGTAGACACACTCAGAAATTACTACCTTTTAAAGTGGGCAATAACTATATGGgcatctttttatattaggCTGATCGTTCTAATATTGACTACTTACTTCATTATGCATcctcaaatattttttaatggaaaaaataagcaaccaggagaaaaaaatgacGAGAAACTTATAAGTACAGTTGGATATTGTATAACATTTTCATCTAGACTTGGGATCCttacaaaaattttgttGTCTGACTACACTTTTGTGGAGAAAGAGATGTGTTGTGTGCAAAGATTAGAAGAATTCTCAGAATTGCCTAATGAGAAGAGCTGTttagataaagaaaaagaactAGTGGCAAAATGTAatgagaaaagaaaaaatgtagtAAAAATTGAAGTGGATGGGCAAAATGaagtgaaaaatatatcCAATTCAGATGAGGATTCATCTTTACCTATCATTAATATCCCCGCTTATGTGGATGAATCAAAAGAAAAGTATggtatttattttgaaaatgtgTTTGTTagttataagaaaaaattccTTTTAGACAAAAACAATTGTAAATACTGTTATATAGATGAAGAAccatcattaaaaaatattaatcttTATGCTttgaaaaatcaaaaaattgGTATAGTAGGTAAATCGGGGTCAGGAAAAAGcacaattattttatgtattctAGGATTAATTGATATTAATAGTggaaaaataacaatagAAGGTAGAGATATTAGAACTATTCATAGAAAGGagaaaaatagtataattaGTGTATTACCACAatcttcttttgtttttcataattGGAATGTAAGAACATTTATTGAtccatataaaaattttacagaTAAAGAAATTGTTGAATCTTTCAATTTAATTGGTATAAATTTAAGTATCAACGATttggataaatatatatatataaaaaaggaggaGAATGTAGTTAATGagacaagaaaaaaagaaaaaaaaaaaaggaaagaaaagaTAGACGCTTTAAGTAATACTATTCCTTTAACGGATGGTTGCATACGGTATCTTTCGTTAGTTCGACTTTATTTGAATaggaataaatataaatttatattaattgatGAAATTCCTACTTTcgcttttaataatattgattcgtattttaatcattttttgaATAGTAACGCAAAACCATTCAATTACattataagaaattattttccAAATAACACAGTTTTGATTATTTCTCATGACACTAATACATTGTCTTGTTgtgattttatatatgtgttaaaAAACGGGGAAATCACTTATCGCTGTAGTtgtaaagatataaaaacgCAATCGGAATTAGCGGACTTATTAGAGAAAGACTGTTGA
- the PmUG01_02011700 gene encoding uncharacterized protein encodes MNDLSALEEMIEELNNGSSERESNTHNNVKEHKPSYLSLIDNSRFPDDFLPLIMLSFALFLILGCKIIKLFDVPGNTPHLKSLFLFLCFYLSFYQMLT; translated from the coding sequence atgaaTGACTTAAGTGCTCTAGAAGAAATGATTGAGGAACTAAACAATGGATCAAGTGAAAGGGAATCCAACACACATAACAATGTTAAGGAACATAAACCATCTTATTTGAGTTTAATAGATAATTCACGTTTTCCTGATGACTTCTTACCACTAATCATGTTATCATTTGCATTATTTCTAATTCTGGGTtgcaaaattattaaattatttgatgTACCAGGAAACACACCTCACTTAAAaagcttatttttatttttgtgtttttatttatctttttatcaAATGTTAACCTAA